In Rosa rugosa chromosome 4, drRosRugo1.1, whole genome shotgun sequence, the genomic stretch CAGGATGTCCTTAGTAGAAGTTGATAACATGGTTAGGCAGCTTAATCAAGGCTATTATGATCAGAGAATTGACTATTGGTATAGGGTGGGTGATGAGCATAATCCATTGACCAAACTGGAATCCGACGGTGATGTTGTGACAATGTGTAAGGCAGTGCCCCTGGTTAGGATAATTACACTGTACTTGGATCACATGGAGGTTAAGggtatttttgaggaagatgatgacGACATCTACATATACGAAGACTTCTTATTTAGTCAAGGTAGCAGTGTGGTGATAGAGGAGCTGCCTGATGAGCCTAGGAAGCCTCGAAGTTGTGTCATCAAGGAGCTGCCAGCTGAGCCTAGACCAAGCAGAAGCAAGGGGGTGATTATTAAAGAAATTGATGATGTGTGTCCTACTACTCAAGGAAGTTGTGTTGCTGGAGGAGATGCAAAAGACAAGGGTAAAGGTAAACTCGTGGATGAAAGGTCAGTTAAAAAACCATTGTTGTTGGAGTATCCTGGATTTGGTGTACCATGTAGTTCAGGTGGGGTAACTGGCAGTGGTGTAGGGGCTAGCAGTTCAGGTGGTGTGCAGTGCAGTGACAAACTGATAGATGATATGGATTATCTTCAATCTTTCGGGATTGAGCCGGAAGAGTTGAGTGAGGATGGGGATAGTAGTACAGATGGTGATTATGATCCACAATTTGATGACGAAGACTACGAGCATTATGGTACTGATGAGGAGGACTGGTTGGAGGAAGCCCAGTTAGATGAGGCTACGAAGGGTAAGGGTTCAGGGGTAGAAAGTAGTGGTACTAGTGGTTTAGGGTCTATTGCACCTGATATgggggatgatgatgatgaggatatGTATAGGgttgatgattctgatgaagaaaggatGCAACATGCAATTGATTCAGATGGGGAGTTGGAGGAAGTTGGTATAGAATTCAACCCAAGCACGGATATGAAGAAACCCAATTTCTGTTTAAAGATGCAGTTTGCAACTGTACAGATTTTGAGGGATGCATTGAGGGAGAAGGCAATCCAAGGGGGGTGGGAGTATGTCTACATAAAGAATGATAAGACAAGGTTGAGGGTGGTCTGTAAGGAAAACAACTGTCCTTTTGAGTTGTTTGCTTCCAAGATGCAGCATGAAAGCACCTTGATGATAAAGAGGTACAATCCCATGCATAACTGCTATAGGAAGTTTAACAACAGCATGGTGCGGCAGAAATACTTAACAACCAAGTTCAAGGATCAAATTGCTCTTAATGAAGCCATAAAACCAGGTATACATTCGAAACAATTTTAGACACAAATTGTTGGTTATGTTTCACTTTTTAAACTGATTCACTGTTGTTTGATAATGTAGAGAATTTGGCTAAGACTATGTCAGCAAGCATTAGGGCAGGTGTTTCCAAAAGTATGGCCTATAGAGCAAAGAGAGCTGCATTGTTAGAGGTAGAAGGGGGCATCAAGGAGCAGTATGCAAGACTGGCTGATTATGGGAAGGAACTTCAAAGGGCTGATCCAGGAACCACAATTGACTTGGTTTGTGACTTCAGCAACTCCGAGAAGGCAGCTGTTTTCAAGAGGTTGTACATTTGCTTGGGAGCTTTGAAGAATGGATTCAAGGCAGGTTGCAGATCATTGATTGGTTTGGATGGAGCTCATTTGAAGACATGTTTTGGTGGCCAACTGCTAACTGCTGTCGGAATTTATGCTAACAACAGTTCATGGGTTGTTGCTTATGCAATGGTTGAGCTGGAGACAAAGGACTCTTGGATTTGGTTTTTACAGTTGTTGTGCAAGGATCTGAGCTGTGAGAATAATGGTAGAGGCTGGATATTCATAAGTGATAAGCAAAAAGGTTTGAAACCTGCATTACAAGAGGTGGTTCCATCTGCACAGATCAGGTTTTGTGCACGACATTTGTGGACTAACTTCACCAAGAAGTTTCCTGGAAAAGTTATGAAAGATCAGATGTGGAAGTGTGCAAAGGCAACAACTTTGCCTTATTttcagaaggagatggaggagATGAAGACCCTTGATAAGGATGCTTATAAATGGTTGTCAGGTGATGTGTTCTCCATAAATGTCTTAATTTAGTATTTTAGTGTATTTTAGATTTTTGTTGACTAATTGGTTCTGACTTTGTATGCATgaatatccttttttttttttttttttgcagagcCCGAGAGGCCCCCAAAACATTGGTCAAGGGCATACTTCCCTGCTGGTTATGATTGTGACATGCTCATCAACAATGGTTGTGAGAGTTTCAATGCATTGATCTTGGACGCAAGGGGCAAGCCCCCTGTCACTATGTTGGAAGAGATAAGGCTGAAGCTAATGAGGAGGATTCGTACTCGAAGGGATAAAATGGAGGCTTACCATGGAAATGTATGCCCCAAAGCAAGGAATATCATTGAGAAGAATAAGGTGAAAGCTGCGGAGGATTGCATCCCAACATTCAATGGTGGTGGCAAAGCTGAGATTGAGAATATTGAAGGCACCAAAAATGTTGTGGACACTAACTTGAGGACTTGCACTTGCCGAAGATGGGAATTAACCGGCATCCCTTGCAAACATGCCATTTGTGCAATTAATGGCATGAGGGCTGAACCCGATGACTACATTGCTCCTTGCTATCTCAAGAAGACGTACATGAGTATCTACAGTCACCTCATTCAGCCAGTTAATAGCATGGACATGTGGTCCAATGGTGATGGTCCAAGTATCCTACCTCCACAATATACAAGGCAGCCTGGTAGGCCGAAGACAAAAAGGATTAAGGATGTTTCAGAGGTGGTCATCAATGGTACTGGAAAAATTGGAAGAATACAAAGATCCCTCAAGTGTAGCAACTGTGGCCAAGAAGGTCACAATATGAAAACCTGTCAAAGACATTTGCCAAGTAAGGGAAAGAAGACTTCAGCTGCCGGTATTAAGAAGAGGAAGCTCAACACTAATGAGGGAGAAACTTCCCAAAATATGGTGAGTTGAGTGTTTCTGGTATATGACTTGTTTTGCTAATTGAAATGCTTTAATTTTGTGATTTAATATGGTTGTTACTTGCTGCAGTCAAAGAAAGGGCAAAAAGCACCTATGACTGCAAATGAGTTGAGGCAAAAAGCCAAGGAGAGGGTTGAGTATCAAAGGGTAATAATCCACTTTATTATATAGATGTTTTGTATATGTTTGCTCTAATGGGCTGCCTTGATTCATATGCCTCTAAATTAATGTGTGTCCAGAAAAAGATGGCTAACTTGAGGGCAGCAAGGCTTGATGCAAACAGACCTGCAAGTGGAAGGCCTCCAAAATCTAGTAGTGAAAATACAAGACCAAGGCCTCCAACTGCCCCAAATGCCTTTACAACATCAAGACCCGTACAAGCTACATCTGCCAGCATGAGTTCAAGGCCTGTACAGCCTTCTACGGCATCAAGAGACAAGGTTGCAACACCATCAAGGTCTTCACAAAGGATCAAGAACAATTCAGGTAAAGGAGATGGAAATTAGTTATTGAAATGGAAGATTAGACATCCTCTTGTTTTGGGCAACCTTGTGCTGTGTCACTTGGTTGCTAGCTCTAATCTTTTGATAAGATGATTAGAGCTATGTTAGTTTGCTGAACCATTGAGGATGTAATGctctaatttttgtttttggtaaatTAGAGCTTTGTTTTAGGGCTAGATTATGCTGCAAAAACTTTGTATTTTTGGGACCATTATGAATGAAGGAAAGTTGCTGTTTTCATTGTACTTTTTGACTATTTTTGGTATCGTTTTGAATCTGATCAATATTTCTGCTACAATGTGTCCAGATTTTTCTTTGGGATCAAACTTTGGTTTTGGTTAGGCTGCttcatatatgttttggtgggaaTTTGGGATCAAGAAGGGTGAAATTAGGCCATGAGTAATTTGGACATTTTATACTGACGTGGCAGGCATCCAGCTGAGCTGGCAACGCAGTATTTGCCATGTTGGCAACTTAACAGAATTTTTTAACGGGTATTGGATGGCGTGGACCTTAAGTGTGAGAAATGAGAGCTTAAGGACTTACCTGTTAAATTTAAAAgccgagggactaaactgtttttcagtgaaaagtataaggagtaacaagtatttaatccaaaatttaaattttctaAAATATAAATACTGTACACAATACATTTCATAAagtaggagaaaaaaaaaaagaatatgatAATGACCAATTTTAGTTAAATATTACAATAATTTGGCCAACTTGAACCCGTAATTTGTACACATGCATTCAGAAGAATCTGGAATTGGACTGGAGTGACTGGACAGGTAATGTAATGCATCAACTATGAAATTGGGTTTTCGTAATCATCTAGGTCTCTATTTACATCTTAGTTCTTACATTAACCAataaaagaaaaccaaagaaaaagTTTATTAGTTTGGTTCTCGAGTTTGCCCCAGAAAGCTCTGCTGGGCCCCATATCCAGTTTCATTTGGCTGGGGAAGCTCTTGGGGCCATGGGATGGAGCTCAGTGGTGGGAAGCAACAGCTACAGTCCTCTTGGCATGGTTCTGGCACCAAGTCCTCCTGGTTGCTTGAGGAAGCTGCCTTCTGGTGTCCCCTACCAGATGGTGATGTTGCATTCCTGAGTGGGCCCCAACATTCAACCTTGTTGAATTCTGGAATGTTGGAGTGAAAGTAAACCCAAACCAAAGCCTCCTCCAATTCTGGGTAACTGTTGAACAGGTTGCCATCTCCATGAATAAAGGCCTTCAAAACCTGTGTAGACATGTGACCTTTCCATTAAGGGTTTGTTTGCCTTTAACAAAAGGCACAGCTATGAAAATTATTATGGACATGATTCATTAAGGATGCGGTACACCATCGTTGAAATCTATAGCCTAATTTTAAGAATTCAACTAAGAATACCTAAATTTGTTTACCAAACCATGTGGCAGTGCTTCATTCATTCAGTTTTATAACCAGTAATTACTTACTTTTAAGAAAATAGGTCCACTACCATGTGATTTGGTAAGTTAATTAATTACGTAATTAGCATTTTCTTTGACAATAATTGAGCTGACACTCTTGTGTAGCTTTCGGTACTGAACTTTAGGTACTCTAGCTAGTTACGTGCCCGTTAAGGTACCACGAAGCAACGAGAGAGTGCTAGTAACAACTGTTACTGATTTAAAATTAACAATAACAAAGAGAAATGATCACACTATGAAAACTTACAACAGGAAGCTCTTTGCAGAAGATGAAGTATCTCAGCCttgaaaacaaatccaaaagGAAATGACCTCCACTTATATGGCAATGAACATGGAGAGACATATTGTCCTTTACTTTCCTCCATTCTGCCACAACCTCATCTCTTTGTAATTTGTTGTACCATCCTTGCAACTGCAAATCAATTCCCATTAGTTCTTCCTTCAAATTTATCAATCACAAactttgtttaaggccaacacTTACCAATATGAAGTTATAAACTATAAACCATTGCAAAACACAGATACACAACAAAAGCAAAAGGCATAACAACAAAACTTGAAGAGTAATATATTACAACTGAAGACATGTGATTGAGTATCTAGAGAAAACCccctaaaaatatttaaatataagGATCTGGGCATATGGGTTTTGCTTAAACCAAAAAAAAGGCATGTTTGAATATTGGTTTTGCAGATCAGGATTACCTGAGAATTGTTTGTAGTCTGTGAGATGGCCAGAGTGAGCTTTGAGGTTACATCACTATGAGTAAGTGTGTAAGTCCTTGGAAGATTCCCAGGATGTTTCTTTTCATCCACTCCTACGAACAGAACCTTTAGCTTTGATGCTTCAAATATGGCTGGCCCAAATATCCTTGCAACCTAATGAATCGAACCCACAAATCAATACCAAATTCTTGTTCATAATCACTAAAAACAGAAACCCAACTTATTGTAAAATTagtgaaaaaaaagagaggaagagacaGAGTTACATACAGGAACTAACGCTTGGTTCCTCTTCTTCGGTATTCTTCTATGGTAAAACAGAGAGCTTTTGGGGTCAGATAAAGAGAGTGAAGGTTTAAACTCTGAAGGAAGCAAAGAAGCAGCAGCAAGAGTACTCATCTCCGAGTACCGGCCCAATTTTCTACACAAAATTGCGTATTCACTGCTTAAATAAGCTTATACTGTACATAGAACTGatagaaggaaaagaaggaaaggaAGCTCCTGAAATCTTGGGTGCTTTGCTagttttgcttcttcttttgctttgggAATAACTTGTGGGTTGTGGCTTTAAGTGCCAACTACGAGAAGAGGACCTTTGCTTTGCTTGTGAGCTTGGCATTTGAAACGTTGAAGATTTTGATTCTGAGAGACGTGTCGGTTAGGCAATTATGGCAGTTGATCAAACAGTTGCTTACACACTaaactcttcttttttttttttttttgaaaggcacTAGACTCTTTTCATTACTGGACCGTAAATTGTTCCAAATGATTTGCTATCGTATTGTACCGACTCAACTGTTACTGTTACATTTGGACTCCTTTGGAGCATTCTGTCAGCTCCCCATATTTCCCACGGGAAAATACTTGGCTGACCACATATGGTCAGCCCTTCCTAACCATGTCGTACGTGGCTCTCTCACAGCCAGACACCTgttcaaagttcttctcttcttcttctcagctCTTGGTTATGGGTTCCTCCACCAATCAATATGGCCGGAAGAACATGAGGGAGAAACTGAGAAACAAGAGGGGTGTTAGGTCTGGGTAGGATCTGAAGGTCCTTTCTCAACCTCATCAATGTCCTCCCTCGCGGCCAAAAGATCATGCTCATGGCTTCTCAAGGATTGCACCAAGGGGTAAAATTTCCTTTCTAGTAATCTGAGTTTTAAGTGAC encodes the following:
- the LOC133707450 gene encoding uncharacterized protein LOC133707450 — its product is MVELETKDSWIWFLQLLCKDLSCENNGRGWIFISDKQKGLKPALQEVVPSAQIRFCARHLWTNFTKKFPGKVMKDQMWKCAKATTLPYFQKEMEEMKTLDKDAYKWLSEPERPPKHWSRAYFPAGYDCDMLINNGCESFNALILDARGKPPVTMLEEIRLKLMRRIRTRRDKMEAYHGNVCPKARNIIEKNKVKAAEDCIPTFNGGGKAEIENIEGTKNVVDTNLRTCTCRRWELTGIPCKHAICAINGMRAEPDDYIAPCYLKKTYMSIYSHLIQPVNSMDMWSNGDGPSILPPQYTRQPGRPKTKRIKDVSEVVINGTGKIGRIQRSLKCSNCGQEGHNMKTCQRHLPSKGKKTSAAGIKKRKLNTNEGETSQNMSKKGQKAPMTANELRQKAKERVEYQRKKMANLRAARLDANRPASGRPPKSSSENTRPRPPTAPNAFTTSRPVQATSASMSSRPVQPSTASRDKVATPSRSSQRIKNNSGKGDGN
- the LOC133745681 gene encoding protein STAY-GREEN homolog, chloroplastic-like: MSTLAAASLLPSEFKPSLSLSDPKSSLFYHRRIPKKRNQALVPVARIFGPAIFEASKLKVLFVGVDEKKHPGNLPRTYTLTHSDVTSKLTLAISQTTNNSQLQGWYNKLQRDEVVAEWRKVKDNMSLHVHCHISGGHFLLDLFSRLRYFIFCKELPVVLKAFIHGDGNLFNSYPELEEALVWVYFHSNIPEFNKVECWGPLRNATSPSGRGHQKAASSSNQEDLVPEPCQEDCSCCFPPLSSIPWPQELPQPNETGYGAQQSFLGQTREPN
- the LOC133744863 gene encoding uncharacterized protein LOC133744863, translating into MADDDIWVPRDVEGGNNDIPQYSHPDYFTMKVFHGGCILNNDYVGGKVDFYDNVDKDRMSLVEVDNMVRQLNQGYYDQRIDYWYRVGDEHNPLTKLESDGDVVTMCKAVPLVRIITLYLDHMEVKGIFEEDDDDIYIYEDFLFSQGSSVVIEELPDEPRKPRSCVIKELPAEPRPSRSKGVIIKEIDDVCPTTQGSCVAGGDAKDKGKGKLVDERSVKKPLLLEYPGFGVPCSSGGVTGSGVGASSSGGVQCSDKLIDDMDYLQSFGIEPEELSEDGDSSTDGDYDPQFDDEDYEHYGTDEEDWLEEAQLDEATKGKGSGVESSGTSGLGSIAPDMGDDDDEDMYRVDDSDEERMQHAIDSDGELEEVGIEFNPSTDMKKPNFCLKMQFATVQILRDALREKAIQGGWEYVYIKNDKTRLRVVCKENNCPFELFASKMQHESTLMIKRYNPMHNCYRKFNNSMVRQKYLTTKFKDQIALNEAIKPENLAKTMSASIRAGVSKSMAYRAKRAALLEVEGGIKEQYARLADYGKELQRADPGTTIDLVADH